A window from Opitutia bacterium ISCC 52 encodes these proteins:
- a CDS encoding DEAD/DEAH box helicase: MNTFADLGLSKEILRAIADKGYQTPSPVQAEAIPAVLTKKDVMAAAQTGTGKTAGFTLPILHRLQQEEKGKGYPIRALVLTPTRELAAQVQESIQTYGKHLPFRSLVVFGGVNIRPQIKELQRGVDILVATPGRLLDLCSQKVCRLDQVGIFVLDEADRMLDMGFIPDIRRTISLLPRKRQTLLFSATYSKEIRQLTREFLHKPISIEIAPEKPAAELIAQRAYRCDVSQKAQLTTHLIKKGNWEQVLIFTRTKHGANRLSKKLTQAGVQSSAIHGDKAQGARTRALEGFKKRTIRVLVATDIAARGLDIAQLPHVINYELPNIPEDYVHRIGRTGRAGREGEAISLVGNDERPFFEGIERLLRKKIEISEVKGFEPSHWPAKAPTASEVQKAAARRKEAARQARGPRRKSNDNGRSERSNKKSFSKKKSFVKKRTASSSRPESRSSSTSSAAPASAVAARPKNRRNRRRR, translated from the coding sequence ATGAACACTTTTGCCGATCTCGGCTTATCCAAAGAAATACTCCGCGCTATAGCGGATAAAGGCTATCAGACACCGTCACCGGTACAAGCAGAGGCTATACCTGCTGTTTTGACCAAGAAGGACGTAATGGCGGCCGCTCAAACCGGTACCGGTAAAACGGCCGGATTCACCTTGCCGATTCTGCATCGGCTCCAACAAGAGGAGAAGGGCAAAGGCTATCCCATAAGGGCTCTGGTTTTGACTCCTACTCGCGAGCTGGCTGCCCAAGTGCAGGAAAGTATCCAAACCTACGGCAAGCATTTGCCTTTCAGAAGCCTGGTTGTTTTCGGGGGGGTAAACATTCGCCCGCAGATCAAGGAGCTTCAAAGAGGGGTCGATATTCTTGTGGCCACCCCGGGTCGATTACTCGATCTCTGTAGCCAGAAAGTTTGTCGACTGGATCAGGTAGGCATCTTTGTTCTGGATGAAGCGGACCGTATGTTGGATATGGGATTTATCCCGGACATCCGCCGGACGATAAGTCTGCTGCCACGGAAACGCCAGACGCTGCTATTCTCCGCAACCTACTCGAAAGAGATTCGCCAACTAACCCGCGAGTTTCTCCATAAACCCATTTCCATCGAAATTGCGCCTGAAAAACCGGCGGCTGAGTTGATAGCGCAACGGGCTTACCGTTGTGATGTTTCCCAGAAGGCTCAGCTGACCACCCACCTGATCAAAAAAGGCAATTGGGAGCAGGTGCTTATCTTTACTCGGACCAAGCATGGGGCCAATCGCTTGAGTAAAAAACTCACCCAAGCTGGTGTCCAGTCTAGCGCGATTCACGGTGATAAGGCTCAAGGAGCAAGGACTCGCGCCTTGGAAGGCTTTAAGAAGCGAACCATTCGTGTGCTGGTTGCGACAGATATCGCTGCCCGTGGACTCGACATCGCTCAACTCCCCCATGTGATCAATTACGAGTTGCCGAACATTCCGGAAGATTATGTGCACCGTATTGGCCGGACCGGTCGTGCCGGGCGAGAAGGAGAGGCGATTTCCTTGGTTGGGAATGATGAGCGTCCATTCTTCGAAGGTATAGAGCGTTTGCTTAGGAAGAAAATTGAAATTTCAGAAGTTAAAGGCTTTGAACCAAGTCATTGGCCCGCGAAGGCACCTACAGCCAGTGAAGTTCAGAAGGCCGCTGCAAGGCGGAAAGAAGCAGCTCGGCAAGCTCGAGGCCCTCGTAGGAAGTCGAACGATAATGGTCGGTCTGAACGATCTAACAAAAAGTCTTTTTCAAAAAAGAAGTCGTTTGTGAAAAAGAGAACTGCGAGCAGTAGCAGGCCAGAATCGAGATCTAGTAGTACTTCAAGTGCGGCTCCTGCCAGCGCAGTGGCTGCAAGGCCCAAAAACCGACGCAATCGCAGGCGCCGCTGA